Within the Gordonia westfalica genome, the region CTGGTGTACGGCGTCGACATCGGCACGGTGATCGGGCTGACGATCGTGTCGATCTGCACGATGGCCGCGACCGTCGGCGGCGTGATGCCGCTGGTCGCGAAATCCATCCGGGTGGACCCGGCGGTGTTCTCGACCCCGTTCATCTCGACCTTCTGCGACGCAACCGGTCTCATCGTCTACTTCTCCATCGCCAAGGCGGTTCTGGGACTCTAGGCACCGCCGCGCGAGAACCGACAGCGCCGGCCGTGTCCGAATCATTTTGTTGTCGCATGTCACGGCGGAGTAGCCTGATCTCTCGGTGACTCGCGACGCCCACCCTCAGCGTGCGACGCCGTTCAACCCAGTTCTCGGGGCCACACAGCCTAATGAAACAAATCCCCGGGATCACGGTGTTGACCCCAGGAGTCCGACGAACGACAGAGCTTCGGCCCAGCACCGCCGGAAGCCCTTCGGCGGCGCCGACTCCGCCCGACCCGACGATCGATATGAGGAAGCCATGCCAGCCCTGAGGTCACGCACCACCACCGTCGGCCGCGAAGCCGCCGGAGCCCGCTCCCTGTGGCGCGCCACCGGGATGACCGACGACGATTTCGGCAAGCCGATCGTGGCGATCGCCAACTCGTACACGCAGTTCGTGCCGGGCCATGTGCACCTCAAGGATGTCGGTGAGATCGTCGCCGACGCGGTTCGGGCCGCGGGCGGCGTGCCCCGCGAGTTCCACACGATCGCCGTCGACGACGGCATCGCGATGGGTCACGGCGGCATGCTCTACTCGCTGCCCAGCCGCGAGATCATCGCCGACTCCGTGGAATACATGGCCAACGCCCACACCGCCGACGCGCTGGTGTGCATCTCCAACTGCGACAAGATCACCCCCGGCATGCTCAATGCCGCGATGCGCCTGAACATCCCGACCGTGTTCGTCTCCGGCGGACCGATGGAGGCCGGCAAGGCCGTCGTCGTCGGCGACGTCGCGCATCCGTCGTCGGATCTGATCACCACCATCTCCGCGTCGGCCAACAGCGCCGTCGACGAGGCCGGACTCGACGAGGTCGAGCGGTCCGCCTGCCCGACCTGTGGCTCGTGTTCGGGCATGTTCACCGCCAACTCGATGAACTGCCTCACCGAGGCCCTCGGACTCGCCCTGCCGGGCAACGGTTCGACGCTGGCCACCCACGAGGCGCGTCGCGCCCTGTTCGAGCGCGCCGGCAAGGTCGTCATCGACGCCGCGAACCGTTGGTACCGCGAGGACGACGCGTCGGTCCTGCCGCGCAACATCGCGACCCCGGCCGCCTTCCGGAACGCGATGGCACTCGACGTGGCGATGGGCGGCTCGACCAACACCGTGCTGCACATCCTGGCCGCGGCGCAGGAGGGCGAGGTCGCCGACTTCGATCTGTCGACCATCGACGAGATCAGCCGGAACGTCCCGTGCCTGTCGAAGGTCTCCCCCAATTCCGACTACCACATGGAAGACGTGCACCGCGCCGGCGGAATCCCGGCGATCCTCGGTGAACTCCGTCGCGCCG harbors:
- the ilvD gene encoding dihydroxy-acid dehydratase; this encodes MPALRSRTTTVGREAAGARSLWRATGMTDDDFGKPIVAIANSYTQFVPGHVHLKDVGEIVADAVRAAGGVPREFHTIAVDDGIAMGHGGMLYSLPSREIIADSVEYMANAHTADALVCISNCDKITPGMLNAAMRLNIPTVFVSGGPMEAGKAVVVGDVAHPSSDLITTISASANSAVDEAGLDEVERSACPTCGSCSGMFTANSMNCLTEALGLALPGNGSTLATHEARRALFERAGKVVIDAANRWYREDDASVLPRNIATPAAFRNAMALDVAMGGSTNTVLHILAAAQEGEVADFDLSTIDEISRNVPCLSKVSPNSDYHMEDVHRAGGIPAILGELRRAGLLDDTTSTVYSPTLAQALDDWDIRGGKALDEAVELFHAAPGGVRTTTPFSTANRWNSLDTDAAGGCIRDLEHAYTVEGGLCVLRGNLAPDGAVLKTAGIDEDLWHFEGPARVVESQEDAVQVILSKTIQAGEVLVVRYEGPAGGPGMQEMLHPTAFMKGTGMGKKCALITDGRFSGGSSGLSVGHMSPEAASGGTIGLVEDGDPILIDVKTRRLEVLVDDEVLAERRAKMEASERPWQPKDRQRTVTTALRAYAKLATSADKGAVRQVD